Proteins from a genomic interval of Symmachiella macrocystis:
- a CDS encoding cytochrome c peroxidase translates to MNARCIFLSAFLFLSALIPAWAGEPQDVAAPKPAPLPTQLRRPVALGLLDDAARLAVANRRSGTVSLLNTDTWSVINEFPVGKQLSDLAVLSGGRQLLATDEAGHELIALRYNNDALQETSRLPVSPFPVDLILNDDATRCYVASLWSRRLTIVSVSTQSDSNVELQILKTVALPFEPRKLLLLGDAGMLIVADAFGGQLAVVEAETGEVRSIRELPAHNLQGLTLNHAQDSVLITHQHLNPLARATFNDLHWGMLSNNVARPISVQRLLSPTANLLDGRGAVRLGDVGHGAADPADIAMLDNGRIAIAFAGTGEVAITDLAGRDMRRYKTGRRPTALLATVNSGEVIVANTLSDSISVIDPAADPPVRNISLGPTPAPSPQTRGELLFFDAGISHDSWMSCHSCHTDGHTSGLTADTLGDGSYGAPKRIPTLLGVSQTDLWAWNGSMKELHDQIDQSIRTTLHGDPPSGADVNDLAAYLQTLKPPPPLRPRTIDAADEASLTRGQTLFHGMNCIQCHVPPVTYTTGGVFDVDLVDEVGNRKFNPPSLRGVGRRRGFFHDKRAKTLGAVFTDYQHQLDRDLGVQEFKDLVRFLESL, encoded by the coding sequence ATGAATGCTCGCTGCATTTTCCTGAGCGCCTTTTTGTTTCTCAGCGCGTTGATACCCGCCTGGGCTGGGGAGCCGCAGGACGTCGCGGCCCCAAAGCCCGCGCCGTTGCCCACCCAGCTGCGCCGTCCGGTCGCCTTGGGGTTGCTTGATGACGCAGCGCGCCTCGCCGTCGCTAACCGCCGAAGCGGCACTGTCAGTCTGCTCAACACCGACACGTGGAGCGTGATCAACGAGTTCCCGGTCGGCAAACAATTGTCAGACCTGGCCGTTCTCTCGGGGGGACGACAACTGTTGGCCACCGACGAGGCGGGGCATGAATTGATTGCGCTACGCTACAACAACGATGCACTGCAGGAAACCTCGCGCCTCCCCGTTAGCCCGTTTCCCGTGGATTTGATTCTCAACGACGACGCTACGCGCTGTTACGTGGCATCGCTGTGGTCGCGGCGGTTGACGATTGTGAGTGTCTCGACGCAAAGCGATTCGAATGTCGAATTGCAAATCCTCAAAACCGTCGCGTTGCCATTCGAGCCGCGAAAGCTGTTGTTGCTCGGCGACGCCGGGATGTTGATTGTCGCCGACGCGTTCGGCGGACAGCTTGCGGTTGTGGAGGCCGAAACCGGTGAAGTCAGATCCATTCGCGAACTCCCTGCGCACAACCTACAAGGCCTGACGCTCAATCATGCGCAGGATTCGGTGTTGATCACGCATCAACATCTCAATCCGTTGGCGCGTGCGACGTTCAACGATCTGCACTGGGGCATGCTCTCCAACAACGTCGCCCGCCCGATTTCGGTCCAGCGGCTGTTGTCGCCGACGGCCAACTTGCTCGACGGGCGAGGGGCTGTCCGTTTGGGAGACGTGGGCCACGGCGCAGCTGACCCAGCGGATATCGCCATGCTAGACAATGGGCGCATTGCCATTGCCTTCGCCGGTACGGGCGAAGTGGCGATTACCGATCTTGCCGGCCGCGACATGCGGCGCTACAAAACGGGGCGCCGACCCACTGCGCTGCTGGCAACTGTTAATTCCGGTGAGGTGATCGTGGCCAACACACTTTCCGATTCCATTTCGGTGATCGACCCGGCCGCTGATCCACCCGTGCGAAACATTTCCCTCGGTCCGACACCCGCGCCATCCCCACAGACACGAGGGGAATTGTTATTTTTCGACGCCGGCATTTCGCACGACAGCTGGATGAGCTGCCACAGTTGCCACACCGACGGACACACGAGCGGATTGACGGCCGACACATTGGGGGACGGTTCGTACGGTGCACCGAAACGCATTCCCACTTTACTCGGGGTCTCGCAAACCGATCTGTGGGCCTGGAATGGCAGCATGAAGGAACTTCATGATCAAATCGATCAATCGATTCGCACCACGCTGCACGGCGATCCCCCCAGCGGGGCAGACGTGAACGATCTGGCCGCCTACTTGCAGACCCTCAAACCGCCACCCCCCTTACGGCCGCGAACAATCGATGCGGCCGACGAAGCGAGTCTCACCCGCGGCCAGACGCTGTTTCATGGGATGAATTGTATTCAGTGCCACGTCCCGCCGGTGACCTACACGACTGGCGGTGTCTTTGACGTGGATCTGGTGGATGAGGTTGGCAACCGAAAGTTCAATCCACCCTCCCTGCGCGGCGTGGGCCGACGCCGAGGATTTTTTCACGACAAACGTGCCAAAACACTCGGTGCTGTGTTTACCGATTACCAACATCAATTGGATCGCGACTTGGGGGTACAAGAGTTCAAAGATCTGGTTCGGTTTTTAGAAAGCCTATAG
- a CDS encoding O-acetyl-ADP-ribose deacetylase: MLVQFGESRLELAQGDITTQQVDAIVNAANSGLHGGGGVDGAIHRAAGPELMQETDRVYPDGCPTGEAVATAAYGLPAKFVFHAVGPIWRGGGQNEADLLGSAYCRCLELAVQHNCRSIAFPAISTGVYGYPIDLAAETSLAVVRDFLQEQGRPELVRFVLFSGGSYGAFARVLELMAN; encoded by the coding sequence ATGTTGGTGCAATTCGGCGAGAGTCGCTTGGAACTCGCGCAAGGGGACATTACCACACAGCAGGTCGACGCGATCGTAAATGCGGCCAACAGCGGACTGCATGGCGGCGGCGGGGTCGACGGTGCGATTCACCGCGCCGCCGGGCCCGAATTGATGCAGGAAACGGACCGCGTTTATCCCGATGGATGTCCCACTGGTGAGGCAGTCGCCACGGCAGCCTACGGATTACCGGCTAAGTTCGTCTTCCACGCAGTCGGTCCGATCTGGCGGGGCGGCGGACAGAACGAGGCTGATTTGCTCGGCAGTGCTTACTGTCGCTGCCTGGAACTAGCGGTCCAGCACAATTGTCGATCCATCGCATTTCCCGCCATCAGCACCGGCGTCTATGGTTATCCCATCGATCTGGCTGCCGAAACCTCACTGGCCGTTGTCCGTGACTTTCTTCAAGAGCAGGGGCGACCGGAGTTGGTCCGGTTTGTTCTCTTCAGCGGCGGGAGTTATGGTGCATTTGCCCGCGTGTTGGAATTGATGGCCAATTGA
- a CDS encoding S41 family peptidase — protein sequence MTNPDGAGDVKTAVDEVMHVVNMVLEHHIAPPTGQQMVVDVIRHVYQKAQLQMPPDMPQLISRRSLEQVPDFLNDTLEEVARRSSQPFQPLVRESLTDMVSNLPGGARITAVRKHTVNEQIASNRYVGTGIALRMSSTDHRPTITHVVPRGPMELAGGEKGDLIIEVNGISTKGKMLSEVVEMIRGPDGSEITFVVHQPDQPPRTLTFQRGVINFPSLSKPELLQLPGPKLIGYMKIKRISAALVHELRQAEKTLLEQDVDGIVLDFRMVHGADLHQSLLLANALLDGGEIGQVRSRSGSRGYQAEREALFAKLPIAIIVDRHTSGTAEWVAAALQDHKRALIVGAKTAGHGYGDSTFPIPDTDRMLTISTSELLRADGISLVGTGKPTNILTLVRRTPDGRRQKVLPRNGKRIPYPPGPIVPNKRIEEESTADIKTKAAEILLKEFKKTKPTAD from the coding sequence GTGACAAACCCTGACGGCGCCGGCGATGTTAAAACAGCCGTCGACGAGGTCATGCACGTTGTCAACATGGTATTGGAGCATCACATCGCGCCGCCAACCGGCCAACAAATGGTGGTCGATGTGATTCGCCACGTGTATCAAAAGGCACAGTTGCAGATGCCGCCCGACATGCCCCAACTGATTTCCCGACGATCGCTAGAACAGGTTCCCGATTTTTTAAACGATACTCTGGAGGAAGTGGCTCGTCGGTCCTCGCAGCCATTTCAACCGCTCGTGCGAGAGTCCTTGACCGACATGGTTTCCAACCTGCCCGGCGGAGCCCGCATCACCGCTGTGCGAAAGCATACCGTGAACGAACAGATCGCCTCAAATCGTTATGTGGGGACAGGGATCGCACTTAGAATGTCAAGCACGGACCATCGGCCGACGATTACACATGTCGTTCCCAGGGGCCCCATGGAACTGGCGGGCGGGGAAAAGGGCGATCTGATTATTGAAGTCAACGGCATCAGCACGAAAGGCAAAATGCTGTCCGAAGTTGTGGAGATGATTCGCGGGCCTGACGGCAGCGAAATCACGTTTGTCGTGCATCAGCCGGACCAACCGCCGCGAACGCTAACCTTCCAGCGGGGCGTGATCAATTTCCCGTCCCTGTCGAAACCGGAACTCCTGCAACTTCCTGGCCCAAAATTGATCGGATATATGAAAATCAAAAGGATTTCCGCTGCCCTCGTGCATGAACTACGACAAGCCGAAAAAACGCTGCTTGAACAGGACGTCGACGGAATCGTTTTGGATTTTCGTATGGTTCACGGAGCAGACCTACACCAGTCCCTGTTACTCGCCAATGCGCTTCTTGATGGCGGTGAAATCGGACAGGTGCGTTCGCGCAGTGGATCACGCGGTTATCAAGCAGAACGCGAGGCTTTATTTGCGAAATTGCCGATAGCCATCATCGTCGACCGCCACACCTCCGGAACGGCCGAATGGGTTGCGGCGGCGCTGCAGGATCACAAGCGTGCCTTGATCGTTGGTGCGAAGACCGCCGGGCACGGTTACGGAGATTCGACGTTCCCGATTCCCGACACAGATCGGATGCTCACCATATCAACGTCTGAACTGCTGCGTGCCGACGGCATTTCGCTTGTCGGAACCGGTAAGCCGACTAACATCCTGACATTGGTCCGGAGGACTCCGGACGGGCGGCGGCAAAAAGTGTTGCCCCGGAATGGCAAAAGAATTCCATATCCTCCAGGACCGATCGTGCCAAACAAACGCATTGAGGAAGAGTCTACTGCGGACATCAAAACAAAAGCGGCGGAGATTTTGTTGAAGGAATTCAAAAAAACAAAACCGACCGCCGATTAA